The segment GCCGTCGAACTCGTAGCGCTCGACGGTCGCGTAGGAGGAGCCGCTCCCCCACGGCCCGGCGTAGGCGACGCCGATGTACACGGTCCCCACAGGCGTCTCCTCGGTGCCGCCGGTGGGGCCGGCGACGCCGGTCGTCGCCACGCCCCACGTCACGTCCGCGGTGTCGCGCACACCACGCGCCATCTGCCGGGCGACGGGCTCGGAGACCGCGCCGTGTTCGTCCAGTGCCTCGCGGTCGACGCCCAGCAGCTGCTCCTTCGCGCCGTAGGCGTAGGTCACGAGCCCCCGGTCGAAGTAGTCCGACGCGCCCGGAACCGCCGTGATTCGCGCCCCGAGTAGTCCGCCCGTACACGACTCCGCCACCGCCAGCGTCTCTCCGCGGTCGCGGAGCTCGTCACCGAGTCGGTCAACCTGTGTCGTCATGTCCGAACCCACGCAGTCGAGTGGTTTGAATCGTGGGGCTATCCGCTGGCCGGGTATCGTTCGCCGCACCGGGTAGCCGCAGGCGTTATGGTCTGTCGTCGTGACCCTTCGGCCATGGATACCAGGCAGACGTTCAAACTGGTCGGCTTCTACCGACTGCTCTCGTGGCTGTCGTTCGGTATCGGCATGGCGCTCGTGGGGCTGGGCTTCTACCTTGGCCTCGGCGAGACGATCACCATCCTGTTCAACGACTTCCCGGCGGAGTTCGACCCCGCCATCGCGGCGGCGAACCCCGTCATCACCGTCGTACTGTCGGTCGTCGGCCTCGTCGTCTGGCAGCTCGGCAAGTCCATCGCGTTGACGAAGACGATGGAGCGGGCCATCGCCGCGGAGTCCGACGACACCGACGACGAGCAGCTCAAGAGCGAGATACTCGACGTGGTGAACGACCAGATCTCCGGCGTCGAGAAGGACCTCCGCTCGGAGATCAGGAAGATCGAACGGGACACCGCAACCGACGACGCCCCCTCGGCCGGGACAAGCGTCTCGACCAGCACCACGGCCAGTCGCTCCAGCGGTGGGTCAGCGGGTGGGAGTTCGAGCGCCTCCGGCGGTGGGTCCGGGAGCCACCGGTCCTCGAGCCGCTCCGGAAGCGAGCAGTCCACACGCTCCGGCGGCGGCAGTTCGTCCCGGTCGGGCAGCGGCGACGGTGACGACGACCGCAGCGAACGTGCGACCGACGCCGTCTCCGGCGACGAGAAGCGGTCCCGGCGCAAGCAGCAGTCCGACGACGACGACCCGCTGCCCTAGGCCTCCAGAATCTCGTCCTCGTCGGCCTCGGGAACCACCAGCGAGCCGTCCAGCGCGGTGACGCTCCGGCCGCCGACGCGCAACGGCGCGGTGCGGGCGCGCACCCGTCCCGGCCGGTCGACGAAGTGCCCCTGTTCTATCACGACCTCGTCCGGGAACTCGTCCGCGAACGCGCCGTAGTGGTCCAGATACGCCGTCACCGCACCCGCACCCGTCCCACAGACCGGGTCCTCGGGGATGCCCGCCGCCGGCGCGAACATCCGCGCGTGGAGCTGTGCATCGGCGTCGAGGGCGTCGAACGTGAACGCGTACAGCCCGGTCGCCTCGACCTCGTCCGTGAGCGCCTCGATCGCGCCGAGGTCCGGGTCGACGTTGCCCAGGTGTTCGAGGAAGTTCACCGGGACGACGAGGTAGCGCACCCCCGCCTCCGCGATGGCGAGCGGCAGGTCCGCGCCCACGTCCTGCAGCGTCGCCGGGTCGATGCCGAGCGCGTCGGCAACCCGGTCGTACTCCAGCTCGACCTCCACGACCGTCGGCGTGTCCTGGTCGAGCCACACCGTCCCGTCCTCCTCGACGGTCACGTCGAGCACGCCCACGTTCGTCTCGACGGCGTACGTGTCCGCGTCGACCACCCCGTCCTCGTACAGGTGGCCGAACGTCGCCACCGTGGCGTGCCCGCAGAGGTCCACCTCGGTCGTCGGCGTGAAGTAGCGCAGCCTGAAGTCCGCGCTCCCGCTCGGGTGGACGAACGCCGTCTCCGAGACGGCGAGCTCCGCCGCGACCGCCTGCATCCGCTCCGCCTCCAGCCCGTCCGCGTCCGGGATGACGCCCGCCGGATTGCCCGAGAGCGGCTCGTCGGTGAAGGCGTCGACCTGCAGCGCGCGATAGGTATCCATGGCGGTTCCGAGGGACGGGGCCGGTATCAAAGTGGCGTCCATCGGTCGATGTGGTTCGCTTCGATTCCGCGAGAGGCTCACGAGACGCTCGCGTCTCGTAACCGCTCCTCGGTCGCAGGCATCCCGCGGTGCCCGTCCAGTGCGAGAGCACGCTCGCCAGCGTGAGGGCAAGCTCGCACTGGCCATCGGAATCGCGCCGCGATTCCGAGACAGCCGCGCGCCACGGTAGGAGGTTTACGATAATCGTAAACCCGGGCCGCCAGCTCACGTCGCGTTCGGGGTCACCGCGCGGCCAGCCACGCGTCGAGGTCGGCGACGACGTCCACGTCGACGTTGTTCGGTTCGTAGTACTTCGCGGGGCTGGACGTGCCGGAGCCGGAGAACAGCAGGTGGTCGAGCGAGGGGTAGCTGTGGTAGGTACCGCGGTCGTCGCCGATGGCGGCCTCCCAGTCCTCGATGTCCGACGGCGGCACCTGGAAGTCGCGTCCGCCCTGCTGGACGATGGCGGGGATGTCGAGGTCGGCGGCGACGGCGGTCTGGTCGTACGCGCGGAGGCTGGCCCAGAAGCTCCCGTCGAAACCGAGGATGTCCTCGTCCTCGGAGAAGTCCCCGTTCGTGATGCGCTCGGCCTCGGCGGCTATCTCGTCGAGGCGGCGCTGCTCGGCGTCGCTTATCTCGCCGTCGAGTCCGAGCATGTGGCGGTTCTGCATGGGGATCAGCTCCCAGAGGTTGCCGGCGGGCGCGGCGAGCAGGGCCATCCCGTCGGCGTCGGCGCGCTGGGCGATGCGCGGAGCGGCGAGTCCGCCCTGGCTGTGGCCGGCGACGTGGACCGAG is part of the Haloarchaeobius litoreus genome and harbors:
- a CDS encoding CinA family protein encodes the protein MTTQVDRLGDELRDRGETLAVAESCTGGLLGARITAVPGASDYFDRGLVTYAYGAKEQLLGVDREALDEHGAVSEPVARQMARGVRDTADVTWGVATTGVAGPTGGTEETPVGTVYIGVAYAGPWGSGSSYATVERYEFDGDRDAVRERTVDRALADLLAEVGE
- a CDS encoding PhzF family phenazine biosynthesis protein, which codes for MDTYRALQVDAFTDEPLSGNPAGVIPDADGLEAERMQAVAAELAVSETAFVHPSGSADFRLRYFTPTTEVDLCGHATVATFGHLYEDGVVDADTYAVETNVGVLDVTVEEDGTVWLDQDTPTVVEVELEYDRVADALGIDPATLQDVGADLPLAIAEAGVRYLVVPVNFLEHLGNVDPDLGAIEALTDEVEATGLYAFTFDALDADAQLHARMFAPAAGIPEDPVCGTGAGAVTAYLDHYGAFADEFPDEVVIEQGHFVDRPGRVRARTAPLRVGGRSVTALDGSLVVPEADEDEILEA